TCCGGAGTCGGGGTGGTGCGGAGCCCGGCCGGCTACCGCTTGGACTTGGCGGCCTTGGGCGTCGCCAGTCGGCTGCCGCTCCAGTCCTTGCCGACGCTGACGCTCTTGGACGCCGTCAGTCCGGCCGTCGTCGCGGCTTCCGAGATGTCACTGGCCTCGACGTACCCAGACCGGCCGGTCTTCGGCGTCAGAAGGAGGATCGACCCGCCCTCTTCGATGTACGTGGTGGCATCCACCAGCGCATCCGTCAGGTCGCCGTCGTCGTCACGGAACCACAGCACGACGGCATCGGCCACGTCCTCGTAGTCCTCGTCCACCAGCTCGCCCTCGACGGCGCCCTCAATGGCCTCGCGGAGCTCCTGGTCGACGTCGTCGTCGTAGCCGATCTCCTGGACCACCTGCCCGGGCTGGAAACCCAGCCTGGCGGCAGGGTTCGTCCGCTCCTCCGCGTGGTCCGCGGTCGCGCTCACGGGTTGCCTCCTGATCATGTCTTGGTGAATATCTCAGCCACGCGCGTGCGCGAAGCATTGGCCGTAGTCCACACGGGCGGGACGGATCGCGCAAGTACCCGGCGACTGGGACCGCCGAAACGGTGACGATCCCGGCCGTGTCGCCGCAACTCCAGCCATGCCGTCCAGACCAAAGGTGACGTACACCACACCTATCTGCCCCGTTTGCGTATTTGGGAACCACGTGTGGGTACGAGACTCGAATGAACGTGCCCCCGATCCCCATGGGGGAACCGGTTACCCCACGGTACAGATGACGTTTGCCCCCGCGAGGTACACGATGGTGAATCGGCGGGGAATCGGCGCAGACACCCGGCAAAGTGGCCCTCTGACAGCGAAGGAACAGCGTGGCTTCCGCATCCGATCGCAGTGATCGCAGCCCGATCATCATTGGCGGCCTCCCGAGTCAGGTCCCCGACTTCGACCCCGAGGAGACCCAGGAGTGGCTCGACTCCCTCGACGCCGCCGTCGACGAGCGCGGCAGGGAGCGGGCCCGCTACCTGATGCTGCGGCTGATCGAGCGGGCCCGTGAGAAGCGCGTGGCCGTGCCCGAGATGCGCAGCACGGACTACGTCAACACCATCCCGACCAAGAGCGAGCCGTTCTTCCCGGGCAACGAGGAGATCGAGCGCAAGATCCTCAACGCGACCCGCTGGAACGCGGCGGTCATGGTCTCGCGTGCCCAGCGGCCCGGCATCGGCGTCGGCGGCCACATCGCGACCTTCGCCTCCTCGGCGTCCCTGTACGACGTGGGCTTCAACCATTTCTTCCGCGGCAAGGACGACGGTGACGGCGGTGACCAGGTCTTCTTCCAGGGCCACGCCTCGCCGGGCATCTACGCCCGCGCCTACCTGCTGGACCGGCTCGACGAGGAGCACCTGGACGGCTTCCGGCAGGAGAAGTCCAAGGCGCCGAAGATGCTGTCGTCGTACCCGCACCCCCGGTCGATGCCGGACTTCTGGGAGTTCCCGACGGTCTCGATGGGTCTCGGCCCGATCGGGGCGATCTACCAGGCGCGGATGAACCGCTACATGCACGCGCGCGGGATCGCGGACACCTCGCGCTCGCACGTGTGGGCCTACCTCGGCGACGGCGAGATGGACGAGCCCGAGTCGCTGGGCCAGCTCTCCATCGCCGCCCGCGAGGGCCTGGACAACCTGACCTTCGTCGTCAACTGCAACCTCCAGCGCCTGGACGGCCCGGTGCGCGGCAACGGCAAGATCATCCAGGAGCTGGAGTCGGTCTTCCGGGGCGCCGGCTGGAACGTGATCAAGCTGGTGTGGGACCGCACCTGGGACCCGCTGCTCGCGCAGGACCGCGACGGCGTGCTGGTCAACCGGATGAACACCACCCCGGACGGGCAGTTCCAGACGTACGCCACCGAGTCCGGCGCCTACATCCGCGACCACTTCTTCGGCGACGACCACCGGCTGCGCGCGATGGTCGAGAACATGACCGACGACCAGATCCTGCACCTGGGCCGCGGCGGTCACGACCACCGGAAGATCTACGCGGCGTACAAGGCGGCCCTGGAGCACAAGGGCCAGCCGACGGTCATCCTCGCCAAGACGATCAAGGGCTGGACGCTGGGGCCGAACTTCGAGGGCCGCAACGCCACGCACCAGATGAAGAAGCTGACGGTCGACGACCTCAAGCGCTTCCGCGACCGGCTGCACCTGCCGATCTCCGACAAGGAGCTGGAGTCCGGCCCGCCGCCGTACTACCACCCCGGGCGGGACACGGAGGAGATCCAGTACATGCACGACCGCCGGCTGGGGCTCGGCGGCTACGTCCCGACCCGCGTCGTGCGGTCGAAGCCGCTCGCGCTGCCGGACGACAAGACGTACGCGACCGTGAAGAAGGGGTCCGGCCAGCAGTCCATCGCCACGACGATGGCCTTCGTGCGGCTGCTGAAGGACCTCATGCGGGACAAGGAGCTCGGCAAACGGTTCGTGTTGATCGCGCCGGACGAGTACCGCACGTTCGGCATGGACTCCTTCTTCCCGAGTGCGAAGATCTACAACCCGCTCGGGCAGCAGTACGAGTCGGTGGACCGGGAGCTGCTGCTCGCCTACAAGGAGGCGCCGACCGGGCAGATGCTGCACGACGGCATCTCGGAGGCGGGCTGCACGGCCTCGCTGATCGCGGCGGGATCGGCGTACGCCACGCACGGCGAGCCGCTCGTCCCGGTGTACGTCTTCTACTCGATGTTCGGTTTCCAGCGCACCGGTGACCAGTTCTGGCAGATGGGCGACCAGTTGGCGCGCGGTTTCGTGCTGGGCGCGACCGCGGGCCGTACGACCCTGACCGGTGAGGGGTTGCAGCACGCGGACGGCCACTCGCAGCTGCTGGCCTCGACGAACCCGGCGTGCGTGGCGTACGACCCCGCCTTCGGCTTCGAGATCGCGCACATCGTCAAGGACGGGCTGCGCCGGATGTACGGCGGGGACGAGCAGCACCCGCACGGCGAGGACGTCTTCTACTACCTCACCGTCTACAACGAGCCGATCCGGCACCCGGCCGAGCCCGAGAACGTGGACGTCGAGGGCATCCTCAAGGGCATCCACCGCTTCAGCGAGGCCACGGGCGGTTCGATCCCGGCGCAGATCATGGCGTCCGGTGTCGCGGTGCCGTGGGCCGTTCAGGCGCAGCGGATCCTCGCCGAGGAGTGGGACGTACGGGCCGACGTCTGGTCGGCGACCTCCTGGAACGAGCTGCGGCGCGACGCGGTGGCCTGTGAGGAGCACAACCTGCTCCACCCCGAGGAGGAGCAGCGCGTCCCGTACGTGACGCGCAAGCTGGCCGGTGCGCAGGGCCCGTTCGTGGCGGTCTCCGACTGGATGCGGGCGGTTCCGGACCAGATCGCGCGCTGGGTGCCGGGCACGTACCAGTCGCTGGGCGCGGACGGGTGGGGCTTCGCGGACACGCGCGGTGCGGCGCGGCGGTTCTTCCACATCGACGCGGAGTCGATCGTGGTGGGAGTGCTGAGCGAACTGGCGCGGGAGGGGAAGGTCGACCGGTCGGTGCTGAAGCAGGCGGTGGACCGGTACCGGCTGCTCGATGTGACGGCGGCCGACCCGGGCGTGGCCGGCGGGGACGCCTAGGCGCGGGCACGGCGTCCGGGGCGGCGGGGTTCCGACTCCGCCGCCCCGGGCGGCCTCCGGGCTCCCTACGATGCGGGGATGACGCGTACGGGCGAGGGCATCGAGGGGCGGACGGCACGGGAACGTTGGGAGCGGCGCACCCAGCGGCCGCTGCTGGCGCTGGCCGTGCTGTTCGCCGTGGCGTACGCGGTTCCCATCGTGAACAGTTCCGCGAGCGGGTCCCTGACCCGGGCGTGCGTGCTGGCGGAGTGGCTGGTGTGGGCGGCCTTCGTCGTGGACTACGTGGTGCGGCTGGTGCTCAGCGAGAACCGCCGGCGGTTCGTCCGTACGCACTGGCTGGACCTGTGCGCGGTGGCGCTGCCGATGCTCCAGCCGCTGCGGCTGCTGCGGCTGGTCTCCACCCTGCTGCTGGTCGGGCGGCGTGCCCGAATGGCCCCGCAGATCCGGCTGACGACGTACGTCGCCGGGGCGGTGGTGGGACTGCTGATGTTCGGCTCGCTCGCCGTGCTGTCCGTGGAGCGGGACGCGCCCGGCGGGAACATCCGCACGCTGGGGGACGCGCTGTGGTGGTCGTTCACCACGATGACGACCGTGGGGTACGGGGACCACGCGCCGACCACCGGCGTGGGGCGGTTGCTGGCCGTCGGCCTGATGCTGTCCGGCATCGCCCTGCTCGGTGTGGTGACGGCGAACATCGCGGCGTGGTTCCTCGCGCGCTTCGAGCGGGACGACATGGAGGAGCGGCGGCAGACCGAGGCGATCCGGGCGCTGGCGGAGGAGGTGCGGGCCCTGCGCGCGGAGGTCGCGGGGCTGAGGCGGGCCGCGGAGCCCGGGCCTGCCGGTGCTGCTCCCGCGTCCGTTCCCGGTCCCGCGTCCGTTCCCGCGTCCGTTCCCGCCTCGGCCCGTGTCCCCGCGGCCTCAGACGCTGCGGATTAGCGAAGGCGCGGGTACTCTCCCCCGACGTGGTCGCAGGTCAGAGGAGACCGTTGCCCAGGGGTGCCGCGCCGATGAGCCACAGAACCGCCAGGACCGTGTCGATGATGCCCAGGACGACCGCGACCACGGCCGGTACCGGGCGGGCCCCCGCCCGGCTTCGGCCCATGGCCAGTCGGCCGCAGACGATCGCGGCGGGGCCGAGGACGATCCCCAGCACGAAGAAGCCGGCGACCGCGCAGACGATTCCGACGACGGCGAGGGTCGCGCGATCCGGCCCGGTCCGTGACCACGTCCGGCCACGTGAGCGGGGGTGCCTGCGCGCGCCCTGTCCGAAGCTCGCCATCATCAACTCCCTGAACTCCTCATGGAGTTCGGGTACCCCCTTGCGGCGTCTCATGCCTGCCGCGGACGTGCTGCCTGCGCGCTGCCCCCCTCCGGCAGCGCGCCGCAGCCTCTCGCCCCCGTGCCCTGCGGAGGACTTGACCCACTGTGACCTGCGCGGCCCTCGGCGCGGGAGGGTTCGCCGGCCCCGTCACCCGGATGGGCGAACAGGGCCGGGACGCACGGGAGATGTGCTCAGATGTGGCCCACGCCCGCGCCGGCCTCCGCGTTCACACCGCGCTTGGTGAGGAAGGCGACCAGCACGGCGACGGCCGCGACGCCGGCGGCCACGAGCGACGCGAGGCTCATGCCGGAGATGAAGGTGTCGTGCGCGACCTCCGTGACCTTCGCGGCCATCGGCCCCGGCATACCCTCGGCCACCGGTGCCGCGCCGACCTGGACCGCCTCGGAGGCCTGGCCCAGCTCTTCCGGCGTCAGCTTCGGAAGGCCGGCGTCGGCCCAGTTGCCCGCCAGGTCGTTGTCGACCTTGGAGGCCATCACGGCGCCCAGCACGGCCGTGCCGAGGCTGCCGCCGATCTGCATCGCGGCCTGCTGGAGACCGCCGGCGACACCGGACAGCTCCATCGGCGCGTTGCCGACGATGACCTCGGTGGCGCCGACCATGACGGGCGCGAGGCCGAGGCCCAGCAGGGCGAACCAGAGCGACATGACGCCGCTGCCGGTGTCCGTCTCCAGCGTGGACATGCCGTACATGGCGAGCGCGGTGCACGCCATGCCGCCCGCGAGCGGGATGCGCGGGCCGATCTTGGTGATCATCACGCCGGCCAGCGGCGAGCCGACGATCATCATGCCGGTGAGCGGCAGCAGGTGCAGGCCGGCGTCGATGGGGCTCATGCCGTGCACGTTCTGGAGGTAGAACGTCACGAAGAACAGGCCGCCCATGAAGGCGATCGCCATCATGACCATGAGGACGACACCCGCCGACAGCGGGACGGAGCGGAACAGCCCCAGCGGGATCAGCGGCTCCCTGACCCTCGTCTCCCAGAAGGCGAACAGCCCGAAGCCCACGACGGACACGACGAGGAACAGCCACGTCTTTCCGTCGCCCCAGCCCCACTCGGGGGCCTTGATGAGGGCCCAGACCAGGCAGAACATCGCGGCGGACAGCAGGGCTATGCCGAGGACGTCGAAGGAGCGCGGGGCGTTCACCGCGCGGTGGTCCAGCAGGATCATGACACCGAGGACCACGGCGAGGACGCCCACCGGCACGTTGATGAAGAACACGGACTGCCAGTTGACGTGCTCGACCAGGACACCGCCGAGGATCGGGCCGCCCGCGGTGGAGGCACCGATGACCATGCCCCAGATGCCGATGGCCATGTTGAGCTTCTCGGCCGGGAAGGTCGCCCGGAGCAGGCCGAGCGCGGCCGGCATCAGCAGGGCACCGAAGACGCCCTGGAGCACACGGAAGCCGACGACCAGCGGAATCGTGTCGGACAGGCCGATGGCACCGGAGGCGGCGGCGAAACCGACCACGCCGATGAGGAAGGTCTGCCGGTGGCCGAAGCGGTCACCGAGCTTGCCCGCCGTGATCAGCGAGACCGCGAGGGCGAGGAAGTAGGCGTTGGTGATCCACTGGACGTCGGCGAAGCTGGCCTTCAGGTCGACCTGGATGGCCGGGTTGGCGATGGCCACGATGGTGCCGTCGAGGGCCACCATCATGACCCCTACGGCGACGGTGACGAGGGTGAGCCACGGGTGGCCGCGCAGTCCGCCGGCCGGTGCCGGGCCCGACGGACCGGACGAGGTTCCCCCGTCCCCCGATCCCGTCTTGTCGATGGTGGTCTGACTAGTCATACGTTCGAGGCTAGTGACAGCCACTGACAGTTGACAAACCATTTCACTAGTCGGTAACTGACATGTCATCTCCCTATAGCCTGAACTGCGAAAACGACGGCGGGGCACCACGCCGGAGCCGACCCGAGGAGCGAACCTTTTGAACATGGCGGACACAGCGACACCACCGGGCCTGCGCGAGCGCAAGAAGCAGCGCACCCGGGACACGCTGCTGCGGTCCGCCCTGGAGCTGTTCACCGAGCGGGGCTACGAGGAGACGACCGTCGACGACATCGCCGAAGCGGCCGATGTCTCGCAGCGCACCTTCTTCCGCTACTTCGCCAGCAAGGAGGACGCGGCCTTCTTCGTGTCGCGGCTCGCGGAGTCGCACTTCGTCGAGGCCGTGCGCCGCCGCCCGCCCGGCGAGGCGCCGCTGGACGCCATGCGCCAGGCGCTCGGGGAGAGCTGGGACACCATCGGCGAGGCCGTGGGGCGGCTGGTCCCGCTGGAGCTGCACATGCGCTTCTACCAGGTGATCGAGTCGACGCCCGCGCTGCTCGCCGCCCATCTGCGGCGGGCGGCGGAGCTGGAGGAGGAGATCGCCCGGGTCGTCGCCGAGCGCGAGGGCCTCGACATGGAGGCGGACCCGCGCCCGCGCGTGGTGGTGGCCGTCTTCGGCGCGGTGATAAGGGTGACGGAGCGGATCTGGTCGGCGCGCGGCGACGCCAGTCTCGCGGCGCTGCGCGAGCTGACCGCCACCTACCTGGACCAGGTGGAACCCGCGCTCATCGGCGACTGGCGGAGCGCTCGCGGGGCCGGACGGGCGGAACCGACCCCGTAGCGCGTGATCGAAACGTGATCCGTGTCACTGGATTCACGCGAGACCGTCCCGTTCTCCTAGTGTGTCCTCCCAGTGACTTCCTTCGACACCTCTCCGCAGCTGAACGTCTGGCGCGCACTGCTCGCCCTGGCCGTGGTGTTCGTGATGCTGGCGACCACCGGCTGGACCGCCCTGCGCAACCAGCGGGGCCCCACCGCCCTCGAAGCGTCGGTCACGGCCTGGGAGAACGGCCGGATCGACGGACGCCGGCTGCCCGACGCGCAGGCGTCCCCCGCCCGGCTGGCCCGCTTCTTCGCCTCGCTCACCGAGTGGCAGCGCACCAGCCTCGCCCGCCGCTACTCCCTGGCCGTCGGCAACATGAACGGCGCCCCCGTCGAGTTGCGCTACCTCGCCAACCGCGCGGCACTGCGCAAGGCACGCGCCGTGGAGCGCCTGCGCATGCACGACAAGCGCCTGTCGCTGTCGGGCCAGCGCGAGGCCGGCCGGCGTGCGCACCAGTACGAGGCGCTGCTGAACCACGACCGCCGCATCCTCGCCTTCGACCCGGCGGGTTCCGGCAAGGTCGCCGAGGTCTTCGGCGACCTGGGCCGCGCCGAGCGCGTGTCCGTCGTCGTGCCCGGCGTGGACACCGAGCTGCTCACCTTCCAGCGCACCCATCGCAGGTACTCGGCGCCCGTCGGCATGGCCGAGTCGCTGTACGCGGCCGAGCGCGCGGCGAGCCCCGGTACCTCCACAGCCGTGATCGCGTGGGCCGACTACACCTCCCCCAACGGCCTCGGCATGGAGGCGGCCACGGCGATCCGGGCCGAGCACGGCGCCGCCCGGCTCAACGCGCTGCTGCGGGCGCTGCCCGGCCGGGCGCCCGTCTCGCTGTTCTGCCACAGCTACGGCTCGGTGGTGTGCGGTGTCGCCGCCGACGCGCTGCCCCGCCGGGTGACCGACATCGCGGTGGCCGGCAGCCCCGGCATGCGCGTCGAGAAGGCCGCCCAGCTGCACACCTCGGCCCGGGTGTGGGCGATGCGGGACGCGGACGACTGGATCCAGGACGTGCCGTACCTGGAGGTCGGCGGCCTCGGACACGGGGCCGACCCGGTGTCCGCCGGGTTCGGGGCGCGGGTGCTGTCCGCACGGGGCGCCCAGGGGCACAGCGGCTACTTCGTGCCGGGCACGGAGAGCCTGCGGAACTTCGCGCAGATCGGCGTTGGC
This region of Streptomyces ambofaciens ATCC 23877 genomic DNA includes:
- a CDS encoding DUF3052 domain-containing protein, encoding MSATADHAEERTNPAARLGFQPGQVVQEIGYDDDVDQELREAIEGAVEGELVDEDYEDVADAVVLWFRDDDGDLTDALVDATTYIEEGGSILLLTPKTGRSGYVEASDISEAATTAGLTASKSVSVGKDWSGSRLATPKAAKSKR
- the aceE gene encoding pyruvate dehydrogenase (acetyl-transferring), homodimeric type, with the translated sequence MASASDRSDRSPIIIGGLPSQVPDFDPEETQEWLDSLDAAVDERGRERARYLMLRLIERAREKRVAVPEMRSTDYVNTIPTKSEPFFPGNEEIERKILNATRWNAAVMVSRAQRPGIGVGGHIATFASSASLYDVGFNHFFRGKDDGDGGDQVFFQGHASPGIYARAYLLDRLDEEHLDGFRQEKSKAPKMLSSYPHPRSMPDFWEFPTVSMGLGPIGAIYQARMNRYMHARGIADTSRSHVWAYLGDGEMDEPESLGQLSIAAREGLDNLTFVVNCNLQRLDGPVRGNGKIIQELESVFRGAGWNVIKLVWDRTWDPLLAQDRDGVLVNRMNTTPDGQFQTYATESGAYIRDHFFGDDHRLRAMVENMTDDQILHLGRGGHDHRKIYAAYKAALEHKGQPTVILAKTIKGWTLGPNFEGRNATHQMKKLTVDDLKRFRDRLHLPISDKELESGPPPYYHPGRDTEEIQYMHDRRLGLGGYVPTRVVRSKPLALPDDKTYATVKKGSGQQSIATTMAFVRLLKDLMRDKELGKRFVLIAPDEYRTFGMDSFFPSAKIYNPLGQQYESVDRELLLAYKEAPTGQMLHDGISEAGCTASLIAAGSAYATHGEPLVPVYVFYSMFGFQRTGDQFWQMGDQLARGFVLGATAGRTTLTGEGLQHADGHSQLLASTNPACVAYDPAFGFEIAHIVKDGLRRMYGGDEQHPHGEDVFYYLTVYNEPIRHPAEPENVDVEGILKGIHRFSEATGGSIPAQIMASGVAVPWAVQAQRILAEEWDVRADVWSATSWNELRRDAVACEEHNLLHPEEEQRVPYVTRKLAGAQGPFVAVSDWMRAVPDQIARWVPGTYQSLGADGWGFADTRGAARRFFHIDAESIVVGVLSELAREGKVDRSVLKQAVDRYRLLDVTAADPGVAGGDA
- a CDS encoding potassium channel family protein, which gives rise to MTRTGEGIEGRTARERWERRTQRPLLALAVLFAVAYAVPIVNSSASGSLTRACVLAEWLVWAAFVVDYVVRLVLSENRRRFVRTHWLDLCAVALPMLQPLRLLRLVSTLLLVGRRARMAPQIRLTTYVAGAVVGLLMFGSLAVLSVERDAPGGNIRTLGDALWWSFTTMTTVGYGDHAPTTGVGRLLAVGLMLSGIALLGVVTANIAAWFLARFERDDMEERRQTEAIRALAEEVRALRAEVAGLRRAAEPGPAGAAPASVPGPASVPASVPASARVPAASDAAD
- a CDS encoding MFS transporter yields the protein MTSQTTIDKTGSGDGGTSSGPSGPAPAGGLRGHPWLTLVTVAVGVMMVALDGTIVAIANPAIQVDLKASFADVQWITNAYFLALAVSLITAGKLGDRFGHRQTFLIGVVGFAAASGAIGLSDTIPLVVGFRVLQGVFGALLMPAALGLLRATFPAEKLNMAIGIWGMVIGASTAGGPILGGVLVEHVNWQSVFFINVPVGVLAVVLGVMILLDHRAVNAPRSFDVLGIALLSAAMFCLVWALIKAPEWGWGDGKTWLFLVVSVVGFGLFAFWETRVREPLIPLGLFRSVPLSAGVVLMVMMAIAFMGGLFFVTFYLQNVHGMSPIDAGLHLLPLTGMMIVGSPLAGVMITKIGPRIPLAGGMACTALAMYGMSTLETDTGSGVMSLWFALLGLGLAPVMVGATEVIVGNAPMELSGVAGGLQQAAMQIGGSLGTAVLGAVMASKVDNDLAGNWADAGLPKLTPEELGQASEAVQVGAAPVAEGMPGPMAAKVTEVAHDTFISGMSLASLVAAGVAAVAVLVAFLTKRGVNAEAGAGVGHI
- a CDS encoding TetR family transcriptional regulator, whose product is MADTATPPGLRERKKQRTRDTLLRSALELFTERGYEETTVDDIAEAADVSQRTFFRYFASKEDAAFFVSRLAESHFVEAVRRRPPGEAPLDAMRQALGESWDTIGEAVGRLVPLELHMRFYQVIESTPALLAAHLRRAAELEEEIARVVAEREGLDMEADPRPRVVVAVFGAVIRVTERIWSARGDASLAALRELTATYLDQVEPALIGDWRSARGAGRAEPTP
- a CDS encoding alpha/beta hydrolase family protein, with the protein product MTSFDTSPQLNVWRALLALAVVFVMLATTGWTALRNQRGPTALEASVTAWENGRIDGRRLPDAQASPARLARFFASLTEWQRTSLARRYSLAVGNMNGAPVELRYLANRAALRKARAVERLRMHDKRLSLSGQREAGRRAHQYEALLNHDRRILAFDPAGSGKVAEVFGDLGRAERVSVVVPGVDTELLTFQRTHRRYSAPVGMAESLYAAERAASPGTSTAVIAWADYTSPNGLGMEAATAIRAEHGAARLNALLRALPGRAPVSLFCHSYGSVVCGVAADALPRRVTDIAVAGSPGMRVEKAAQLHTSARVWAMRDADDWIQDVPYLEVGGLGHGADPVSAGFGARVLSARGAQGHSGYFVPGTESLRNFAQIGVGAYPTVACAGENDTCRADLSATAAA